The genome window TCAACCCTCACCGGCGTGGCGGTGGCGGCCCGCCAACCCCTCGAGTAAACTGCCCGCCCAGTCCGTGGCCGCCTCGGGCCTGCGCGAGGCTTGAGCGCGTCGGCGGAACGTCTGCCACCAGGAGAGGTTGCATGAACCTTCGCCTGTTGCTCCTGCCCGTGCTCGCTTCCCTCATCGACCCCGCCTCCGGCGCCGACAACGAGGACCCGGCCTGCGCTCTCCGCAAGCTCGCGGGCGACTACTACCGATGGCGGAACCAGGAATTCCCCGTGGCCAGCAGCGAGCAGGGCCTCCACACCGGCGACGACCGCCTCACCGACTACACGGAAGAGGCGCTCCGCGCGCGGCGGGAGAGAGTGCAAAAGCTGATCGCGCAGGTTCGGGCCCTGGCCGCCGACGGCTGGCCGCGTGACGACCGGATCGACCGCGCCCTCTTCCTGGCCCAGCTCGAGAGGGAGGACTTCTTCGATCGGGAACGCGCCGGGCCGGAGACCGACCCTCAGACCTATGTGAGCGAGTGCAGCAACGCGATCTTCTCGCTCCTGAAGAAAAACTACGACGCCCCCCGTACCCGCGCCCTGTCCGCCACCGCACGGCTCAGGGCCATGCCCGTCCTGCTCGAACAGGGGCGGCGCACGCTCACGCGGCCCGTCCGCCTCTACGCCCGCTTGGCCATAGAGTCCGCCCGTGCCATGGACGGCCTCTTCGGCGACAGCCTCATGACCCTGGCCGCCGACCTCTCGCCGGTCGAGCGCGCCGAGCTCGTGGCCGCCCGTGACCGCGCCCTTAAGGCTCTCAAGGATTTCGCACGTTGGCTGGAGGACCGTCTCCCGGAGATGACGGAGTTCGCGCCCATGGGGGAGGAGCGCTACAACTGGATGCTGAGACACGTCTACCTGCTGCCCCTGGACGCGAGGCAGGTGGCGATGCTCGGGGAGGCGGAGCTGGCCCGCTACCGCGGGCTGGAGGCCTTGCTCAAGGATCCGGCTCTGGCCGACCCCGATCCCTCCCGCAGCCCGAGCATCCCCCGGGACCAGGCGGCCTTTCTCGCCGCCTACGAGAGCCGGCAGGGGGAGATGATCCGCTTCCTCCGCGAGCAGCGCCTGGTGACCCTGCCCGCTTCCCTCGGGCCTTTCCAAATCCGCCAGCTCCCGGAGGCCTTCAAGCCCACCCGACCCGGAGGGTTCATGAACCCCCCCGGACGCTACGACCGAGACGCCAGCGGCTTCTTCTTCATCCCCACTTTCGACGCCAAGAGCCGCAACTTCTACCTGCGGGCCGCCATCGAGGACCCGCGGCCGATCCTGGGGCACGAGGGCATCCCCGGCCACTTCCTCCAGCTCTCCATCGCCCGCACCCTCACGAGCGAGATCCGCCGCGAGCACAGCGACGGGGTCTTCGTCGAGGGCTGGGCCCTCTACGGCGAGGAGATGCTCATGAGGCAGGGCCTTTACCCGGAGGGCTCAGCCGGCCAGGCCCAGGTCTTGAGGCTCGCCCGCTATCGAGCCGCGCGCATCGGGGTGGACGTGAACCTGCACACCGGTCGCTGGACGTTCGAGCAG of Vicinamibacteria bacterium contains these proteins:
- a CDS encoding DUF885 domain-containing protein → MNLRLLLLPVLASLIDPASGADNEDPACALRKLAGDYYRWRNQEFPVASSEQGLHTGDDRLTDYTEEALRARRERVQKLIAQVRALAADGWPRDDRIDRALFLAQLEREDFFDRERAGPETDPQTYVSECSNAIFSLLKKNYDAPRTRALSATARLRAMPVLLEQGRRTLTRPVRLYARLAIESARAMDGLFGDSLMTLAADLSPVERAELVAARDRALKALKDFARWLEDRLPEMTEFAPMGEERYNWMLRHVYLLPLDARQVAMLGEAELARYRGLEALLKDPALADPDPSRSPSIPRDQAAFLAAYESRQGEMIRFLREQRLVTLPASLGPFQIRQLPEAFKPTRPGGFMNPPGRYDRDASGFFFIPTFDAKSRNFYLRAAIEDPRPILGHEGIPGHFLQLSIARTLTSEIRREHSDGVFVEGWALYGEEMLMRQGLYPEGSAGQAQVLRLARYRAARIGVDVNLHTGRWTFEQAVKYFMDAGGLDREAAEGEAAGAASEPSQKITYMVGKWQIMRLLGKYRDREGARFRLGAFQDALLASGSLPLSVVEWLLLDDPSSLEAALH